A DNA window from Candidatus Eisenbacteria bacterium contains the following coding sequences:
- the rfaE2 gene encoding D-glycero-beta-D-manno-heptose 1-phosphate adenylyltransferase, protein MTADRLPDEAGETLAAWRQAGESVVFTNGVFDLLHRGHVEYLEEAAALGDRLVVGINADASVRRLKGEQRPLVPDHERAELVGSLACVDLCVIFEEDTPERLIHDVGPDVLVKGGDWAIDRIVGREFVESRGGRVLTVPVREGHSTTGLVTRIRAGRSALDP, encoded by the coding sequence GTGACCGCCGATCGGCTGCCGGACGAGGCGGGCGAGACGCTCGCTGCCTGGCGCCAGGCCGGAGAGTCGGTCGTGTTCACCAATGGCGTGTTCGATCTGCTTCACCGCGGCCACGTGGAATACCTCGAGGAAGCCGCGGCGCTCGGCGATCGTCTGGTGGTCGGCATCAATGCCGACGCCTCGGTGCGGCGTCTCAAGGGCGAGCAGCGTCCACTGGTCCCCGATCACGAGCGCGCCGAGCTGGTCGGCTCGCTGGCTTGCGTGGACCTGTGCGTGATCTTCGAAGAGGACACGCCCGAGCGCCTGATCCATGACGTGGGGCCCGACGTCCTCGTGAAAGGCGGCGACTGGGCGATCGACCGCATCGTCGGCCGCGAGTTCGTCGAGTCACGCGGGGGCCGTGTGCTGACCGTGCCGGTGCGCGAAGGCCATAGCACCACCGGGCTCGTGACCCGCATCCGAGCGGGACGCTCCGCGCTCGACCCGTGA
- the rfaE1 gene encoding D-glycero-beta-D-manno-heptose-7-phosphate kinase codes for MQAAPVLACRAVASTSLDLAALRALVPRLAGRRIVVWGDLMLDRYLWGRVDRISPEAPVPVVEIERETFALGGAGNVAANLAALGARPVLVGVVGRDAEADQLVDALAARGIETGPIARDPSRPTTVKTRIIAHQQQVVRADREARAEFNGALAESTTRALAQEIERSDGLIVSDYGKGVITAAALPAALAAAFRRGVHVSVDPKESHIDAYRGVSILTPNQYEAGGVMGRRIVDEASLMDVGWGLLKRVESKALLITRGPGGMSLFEQGGRYTHLPTVAREVFDVTGAGDTVVSVVALALAAGADFVEACALANHAAGIVIREVGTASCTPDSLLQALAESPA; via the coding sequence GTGCAGGCAGCGCCGGTGCTAGCGTGCCGCGCCGTGGCTTCGACGTCGCTCGATCTCGCCGCCCTGCGCGCGCTCGTGCCCCGCCTGGCGGGACGACGCATCGTGGTGTGGGGCGACCTCATGCTCGACCGCTACCTGTGGGGCCGGGTCGATCGCATCTCGCCCGAAGCGCCGGTGCCGGTGGTGGAGATCGAGCGAGAGACGTTCGCGCTCGGCGGCGCCGGCAACGTGGCCGCCAACCTCGCCGCGCTCGGCGCGCGGCCGGTGCTGGTCGGCGTGGTGGGGCGCGATGCCGAGGCGGATCAGCTGGTCGACGCGCTCGCCGCGCGGGGGATCGAGACCGGCCCGATCGCTCGGGATCCTTCGCGGCCGACCACGGTCAAGACCCGGATCATCGCGCACCAGCAGCAGGTGGTGCGCGCGGATCGCGAAGCTCGCGCCGAATTCAACGGGGCGCTGGCCGAAAGCACCACCCGCGCGCTGGCCCAGGAGATCGAGCGCTCCGACGGATTGATCGTGAGCGACTACGGCAAAGGCGTGATCACTGCGGCCGCGCTGCCGGCCGCACTCGCCGCGGCGTTCCGCCGCGGCGTTCATGTGAGCGTCGATCCCAAGGAGAGCCACATCGACGCCTATCGGGGCGTCAGCATCCTCACGCCCAATCAGTACGAAGCCGGCGGCGTGATGGGCCGGCGCATCGTGGATGAAGCTTCGTTGATGGACGTCGGCTGGGGACTGCTGAAGCGCGTCGAGTCCAAGGCGCTGCTGATCACCCGAGGTCCGGGCGGGATGAGCTTGTTCGAGCAGGGCGGGCGCTACACCCATCTGCCGACCGTGGCGCGCGAGGTCTTCGACGTGACCGGGGCAGGGGACACCGTGGTGAGCGTGGTGGCGCTGGCGCTCGCGGCCGGCGCGGACTTCGTCGAGGCCTGTGCGCTCGCGAATCATGCCGCGGGGATCGTGATCCGTGAAGTCGGCACCGCTTCTTGCACGCCGGACTCGTTGCTCCAGGCGCTGGCCGAGAGCCCCGCGTGA
- a CDS encoding GNAT family N-acetyltransferase has protein sequence MLTPRPYRPADRDAFHAVLRDPALRPQLQWLIDSHELDDPLNHPFVGPAKAWVAEGENELAGFSTAFKLDSGRGPWSVVRVAVRPRYRRRGLGRGLLEQARSSLALELPGAEVKISYWEPCPEGEAFAAATGFTHDRYFWDMERRHLEKPVVAWPAGIEARTFDGSPEALRDWNDCSNAAFEQSPMSLTSTIEQCQMLTRQPHFHASGLVLAYRDGRCVGFCRCAIHPEFGDLDVLGVRPEARGIGLGRAVVRWGTAWLLEQKVASVRLTVDGENSRALELYRSEGFDVIKTRRIWVQRLS, from the coding sequence ATGCTGACGCCACGCCCCTATCGCCCCGCCGATCGTGACGCCTTCCACGCGGTGCTTCGCGATCCGGCGTTGCGGCCTCAGCTCCAGTGGCTGATCGACAGCCACGAGCTCGACGACCCGCTGAACCATCCTTTCGTCGGGCCCGCGAAGGCCTGGGTCGCGGAAGGCGAAAACGAGCTGGCGGGGTTCTCGACCGCGTTCAAGCTCGACTCGGGGCGCGGGCCCTGGTCGGTGGTTCGGGTCGCCGTGCGACCGCGCTATCGCCGTCGCGGCCTGGGTCGCGGGCTGCTCGAGCAGGCGCGCTCGTCGCTCGCGCTCGAGCTCCCGGGCGCCGAGGTGAAGATCAGCTACTGGGAGCCGTGCCCCGAGGGTGAGGCCTTCGCCGCGGCGACAGGCTTCACTCACGACCGGTACTTCTGGGACATGGAGCGGCGGCATCTCGAGAAGCCGGTCGTCGCGTGGCCGGCCGGCATCGAGGCGCGGACCTTCGATGGATCGCCGGAAGCGCTCCGGGACTGGAACGACTGCAGCAACGCCGCCTTCGAGCAGAGCCCGATGAGCCTGACCTCGACCATCGAGCAATGTCAGATGCTCACGCGCCAGCCGCACTTCCATGCTTCGGGATTGGTGCTGGCCTATCGCGACGGCCGCTGCGTGGGATTCTGCCGCTGCGCGATCCATCCGGAGTTCGGTGATCTCGACGTGCTCGGTGTGCGCCCCGAGGCACGCGGGATCGGTCTGGGTCGTGCGGTCGTGCGCTGGGGCACCGCGTGGCTGCTCGAGCAGAAGGTCGCGAGCGTGCGGCTCACGGTCGACGGCGAGAACTCACGTGCGCTGGAGCTCTACCGGAGCGAAGGCTTCGACGTCATCAAGACCCGGCGCATCTGGGTGCAGCGGCTGAGCTGA